The Virgibacillus phasianinus genome includes a window with the following:
- the fabZ gene encoding 3-hydroxyacyl-ACP dehydratase FabZ: MDIQGIRETIPHRYPFLLVDKVTEMEEGKSVTGLKNVSINEPFFQGHFPDYPVMPGVLILEALAQVGAIAVLGMEENKGKIGFLAGVDKCRFKRQVKPGDQLKLEVEITRVKGPIGKGKGTATVDGEVACEAEIMFAIK, encoded by the coding sequence ATGGATATACAAGGAATTAGAGAAACTATCCCCCATCGTTACCCTTTTCTTTTGGTTGATAAAGTTACTGAAATGGAAGAGGGGAAAAGCGTAACAGGATTAAAGAATGTAAGTATAAACGAACCATTTTTCCAAGGTCATTTCCCGGACTATCCAGTCATGCCGGGCGTTCTAATTCTTGAGGCGCTGGCTCAGGTTGGTGCTATTGCAGTACTTGGAATGGAAGAAAATAAGGGCAAAATTGGATTCCTGGCTGGAGTTGACAAATGCCGGTTTAAACGTCAAGTTAAGCCAGGGGATCAACTGAAGCTTGAAGTCGAAATTACTAGGGTAAAAGGACCGATTGGAAAAGGGAAAGGTACTGCAACGGTTGATGGCGAAGTTGCTTGCGAAGCGGAAATAATGTTTGCCATAAAATAA
- the spoIIID gene encoding sporulation transcriptional regulator SpoIIID, translating to MHDYIKERTIRIGNHIVETRKTVRMIAKEFGVSKSTVHKDLTERLPEINPKLANQVKDILEYHKAIRHLRGGEATRKKYKIKPGSASPIKLDPTKATTVKTVG from the coding sequence GTGCACGATTACATCAAAGAAAGGACAATCAGGATAGGCAATCATATCGTGGAGACGAGGAAGACCGTCCGAATGATAGCAAAGGAATTTGGTGTGTCCAAGAGCACTGTCCACAAAGACCTAACAGAACGCTTACCAGAAATTAATCCAAAACTCGCAAATCAAGTCAAAGATATTCTTGAATACCACAAAGCAATCCGACATCTCCGCGGAGGCGAAGCAACCCGGAAAAAGTATAAAATCAAACCCGGGAGCGCCTCACCAATCAAACTAGACCCCACAAAAGCTACAACCGTCAAAACAGTAGGATAA
- a CDS encoding YtxH domain-containing protein, translating into MAQQTVKNKAKSVIKDNKNVITASVLGGVLGSVTTLLLTPKSGKELRANVTEQAINAKDKTVVFSENAKAKLTDFKSISSEKSKSLTNKLKGNSNEQPSVDQENAKSELQPEETEITKEESSTEEPKTKETKKDEKQKTAGSKEAAATKEQPEGSPGKKTGTKTGSKKPASSGAAASKKKSIK; encoded by the coding sequence ATGGCACAACAAACAGTGAAAAATAAGGCGAAAAGCGTCATTAAGGATAATAAGAATGTCATTACGGCAAGTGTATTGGGCGGTGTACTTGGATCTGTAACGACCTTACTGCTGACACCGAAGTCCGGAAAAGAACTGCGGGCAAATGTTACCGAACAAGCGATAAATGCAAAGGATAAGACTGTTGTATTTAGTGAAAATGCAAAAGCAAAGCTTACTGATTTTAAATCAATTTCTTCCGAGAAATCAAAATCACTTACAAACAAGCTAAAGGGTAACAGTAATGAGCAACCTTCCGTTGATCAAGAAAATGCGAAGTCTGAATTACAGCCAGAGGAAACGGAAATTACAAAGGAAGAAAGTTCAACAGAAGAACCTAAAACAAAGGAAACGAAAAAGGACGAAAAGCAGAAAACCGCGGGTTCAAAAGAGGCAGCAGCTACTAAAGAACAACCAGAAGGAAGTCCAGGTAAAAAAACGGGAACCAAAACTGGCTCCAAGAAGCCTGCAAGCAGCGGTGCAGCCGCTTCGAAGAAAAAAAGCATTAAATAG
- a CDS encoding DNA-directed RNA polymerase subunit beta, producing MSNSQPELKSEEKQTRSNRPKLKDKLKEMIPQGKAKSDETEAAAEKVTRKQQKAKQKAEKRKKKKPRRRVFPIWLRIIVVLLLCAIALVVGAVVGYGVVGSGKPSDALDMDTWRHIIDIVTKTKK from the coding sequence ATGTCAAACAGCCAACCTGAATTGAAAAGCGAAGAGAAACAAACGCGATCGAACAGGCCAAAACTAAAAGATAAGCTAAAAGAAATGATTCCCCAGGGGAAAGCAAAGTCGGACGAAACAGAAGCTGCTGCTGAAAAAGTAACCAGGAAACAGCAGAAGGCTAAACAAAAGGCTGAGAAGAGAAAAAAGAAAAAGCCGAGACGTCGTGTTTTTCCAATCTGGTTGCGGATCATTGTAGTTCTTCTTTTATGCGCAATTGCACTGGTGGTTGGTGCAGTTGTCGGCTATGGTGTAGTTGGAAGCGGCAAACCAAGTGATGCACTTGACATGGATACCTGGCGCCATATTATTGATATCGTTACGAAGACTAAAAAATAA
- a CDS encoding lmo0937 family membrane protein, with protein MLWTILIILLILWALGFVFHIAGGLIHIILIIAVIVLIIRLITGKKVP; from the coding sequence ATGCTTTGGACCATACTAATTATCCTATTAATTCTATGGGCACTTGGATTCGTGTTTCACATTGCAGGCGGATTAATCCACATCATCCTTATTATCGCAGTAATCGTTTTAATCATCCGTTTAATTACCGGCAAAAAAGTTCCGTAA
- a CDS encoding general stress protein has protein sequence MEPKYKIFHNDDHLSEAIDKLRNDGVPDDDIYILAHDNDHDRRNRKETDANKIGAKVTGVGTAMKNVFRGKGDTLRSKMDEIGFDKSKAEQLKIELDKGKSLLVVTNQDKVEF, from the coding sequence TTGGAACCTAAATATAAAATTTTCCATAATGATGACCATTTAAGTGAAGCGATTGATAAGTTGAGAAATGACGGAGTTCCGGATGATGATATTTATATACTGGCTCATGATAATGATCATGACAGGCGCAACAGGAAGGAAACAGATGCGAATAAAATTGGGGCGAAGGTTACCGGAGTCGGTACTGCTATGAAAAATGTGTTCAGAGGCAAAGGTGACACCCTAAGATCAAAAATGGATGAGATTGGGTTTGATAAATCAAAGGCAGAACAATTGAAGATAGAACTTGATAAAGGAAAATCTTTACTGGTTGTTACGAATCAGGATAAGGTTGAGTTTTAA
- a CDS encoding rod shape-determining protein encodes MFSRDIGIDLGTANVLIHVKGKGIVLNEPSVVAMDKNTGKVLEVGESARRMVGRTPGNIEAIRPLKDGVIADFDVTEAMLKHFINKINVRGFLSKPRMLICCPTNITKVEQKAIREAAEKSGGKKIYLEEEPKVAAIGAGMEIFQPSGNMIVDIGGGTTDIAVLSMGDIVTAESIKMAGDKFDIEILHYIKKKYKLLIGERTAEEIKINVATVFANSRKEEMDIRGRDMVSGLPRTITVHSEEISGALQESVALITQGAKTVLEHTPPELSADIIDRGVILTGGGALIHGIDQLLAEELKVPVFLSDEPMNCVARGTGIMLENIDKIERKKVL; translated from the coding sequence ATGTTTTCTCGTGATATTGGAATTGACCTTGGAACTGCCAATGTTTTAATTCATGTTAAAGGTAAAGGTATTGTTTTAAATGAACCATCAGTTGTGGCGATGGATAAAAATACAGGTAAAGTTTTGGAAGTGGGAGAATCAGCACGTCGCATGGTTGGGCGTACCCCAGGAAATATTGAAGCTATTCGCCCGTTAAAGGATGGGGTTATTGCTGATTTTGATGTAACGGAAGCGATGCTGAAGCATTTTATCAATAAAATCAATGTTCGTGGATTTTTGTCAAAACCGAGAATGCTGATTTGCTGCCCGACTAACATTACGAAGGTTGAGCAAAAGGCCATCCGGGAAGCCGCTGAAAAATCAGGCGGTAAAAAGATTTACTTAGAGGAAGAACCCAAAGTCGCAGCAATTGGCGCTGGGATGGAGATTTTCCAGCCTAGTGGGAATATGATTGTTGATATTGGTGGTGGAACTACTGATATTGCTGTACTATCGATGGGCGATATTGTTACAGCTGAGTCCATTAAAATGGCCGGTGATAAATTTGACATTGAAATTCTTCACTACATAAAAAAGAAATACAAGTTGTTGATCGGTGAACGCACAGCTGAGGAAATCAAAATAAACGTTGCGACAGTGTTTGCCAATTCACGTAAAGAGGAAATGGATATTCGTGGACGGGATATGGTTAGTGGTTTGCCACGTACCATCACTGTACACTCCGAAGAAATTTCCGGCGCCCTGCAAGAGTCAGTGGCTTTGATTACCCAAGGCGCAAAAACAGTACTGGAGCACACACCGCCTGAATTATCTGCGGATATCATTGACCGCGGCGTTATTTTAACTGGTGGCGGTGCATTAATTCACGGCATTGATCAATTGTTGGCAGAAGAATTGAAAGTACCTGTTTTCTTATCGGACGAGCCGATGAATTGCGTTGCCAGGGGAACAGGGATTATGCTTGAAAACATTGATAAGATTGAACGGAAAAAAGTACTGTAA
- a CDS encoding nuclease-related domain-containing protein, whose protein sequence is MHLEYRKKPYSILAYEALFRQLKPGYRNNEFINIGYLKESAGYRGERDVDYKLSLYPLNNCLVIQGLRLRNGPHYFQIDTLILTPSFFQILEIKNIKGILEYDSDFNQLIQRVGTEVKGIKNPIFQAEAQQRNLESFLQSMKIFAIPIEYLVVISDPRTVLKCKQQNQEVFNKMIHAESIPIFLDKAVNQHQKEILTKTRLKKICNYFLKNHIPHLPHLLKKHNLNEQHLIKGIPCPGCQHSPMERAHHTWTCVKCSTSSKNAHERLIFDYFLLNKNTITNKECRNLLQTPSVKVAYRILNSMGLSHSGEKKGRKYHSPSLEDYPQDSLFPLGIQSNSIW, encoded by the coding sequence TTGCATTTAGAATACCGAAAAAAACCATATTCTATTTTAGCCTATGAGGCATTATTCAGGCAATTAAAGCCAGGTTATAGAAATAATGAGTTTATCAACATTGGATATTTAAAAGAGTCTGCTGGTTATCGCGGGGAAAGGGATGTTGATTATAAGCTTTCATTATACCCACTAAATAACTGCCTTGTCATTCAGGGACTTCGTTTAAGAAATGGTCCTCACTATTTTCAAATTGATACGTTAATCCTCACCCCGTCCTTTTTTCAGATATTGGAAATAAAAAATATTAAAGGTATATTAGAATATGATTCTGATTTTAATCAACTTATTCAAAGGGTGGGAACGGAAGTAAAAGGTATAAAAAATCCAATTTTCCAGGCTGAAGCACAACAAAGAAACCTGGAATCTTTCCTGCAAAGCATGAAAATATTTGCTATCCCTATTGAATACCTAGTTGTGATCAGTGATCCTCGAACAGTTCTCAAATGCAAGCAGCAGAATCAAGAGGTTTTTAATAAAATGATTCACGCGGAAAGCATTCCAATTTTTTTGGACAAAGCGGTCAATCAACACCAAAAGGAAATATTGACTAAGACCAGGTTGAAAAAGATATGTAATTATTTTTTGAAAAACCATATTCCTCATTTACCGCATTTGCTAAAGAAACACAATTTAAATGAACAGCACCTCATCAAAGGAATCCCCTGTCCCGGTTGTCAGCATTCCCCAATGGAACGTGCCCACCACACATGGACCTGTGTCAAGTGTTCTACTTCAAGTAAGAATGCCCATGAACGACTTATTTTCGATTACTTCTTGCTCAACAAAAATACCATTACTAACAAGGAATGCCGCAATCTTTTGCAGACCCCATCTGTAAAAGTCGCATACCGAATACTAAATTCCATGGGACTAAGCCATTCAGGAGAAAAAAAGGGAAGGAAATATCACTCCCCCTCACTTGAAGATTACCCGCAGGATTCACTCTTTCCCCTAGGAATCCAAAGTAATTCTATATGGTAA